In Rutidosis leptorrhynchoides isolate AG116_Rl617_1_P2 chromosome 2, CSIRO_AGI_Rlap_v1, whole genome shotgun sequence, one genomic interval encodes:
- the LOC139892604 gene encoding ribonuclease TUDOR 2-like → MAQPAAKSGWLRGRVKAVSSGDTLVIMGITKAEIPPEKTVVLAHLSAPRLARRGGQDEPFAWDSREFLRKFCIGKDVVFRTEYTIPNFSREFCSVFIGTTNVGNEVVTHGWAKVKEPKGEPAPEHTELLRLEEQAKQQGVGLWNRSPGSVEAAIRDLPPSAVGDPSNLDAMSLLAANKGKSMEAIVEQVRDGSSLRVYLLPEFQFVQIYVAGIAAPSMGRRMPQESTQPIEVPSVETNGETNGESRGPLTSAQRVLASSTTYTEVSPDAFAREAKHFTEIRVLNRDVRIVLEGNDKFSNLIGSVYYSDGESAKDLGMELIENGYAKYVEWSAGMMEEEARRKLKAAELQAKKSKLRLWTNYVPPATNSKAISDNFTGKVVEVVSGDCIIVADDSLPFGSPAAERRVNLSSIRCPKLGNPRRDEKPAPYAREARELLRTRLIGRQVQVSMEYSRKVPIDGSVAPSGPADSRVMGFGSVFLLSQGKENGDVSVTAPPTSTTQQPGINVAELIIARGFGTLIKHRDFEERSNYYMNLDAAEKRAIAGKKGIHSAKDPPSMHVTDLLATTAKKAKDFLPFLQRNRRMTAVVEYVLSGHRYKLFVPKETCSIAFSVSGVRCPGRDEPYSNEAISLMRRKIMQRDVEIEVETVDRNGTFIGSLWESKTNVGVTLLEAGLAKLQTGFGADRIPDAHILAQAEQYAKKQKLKIWENYVEGEEVTNGAAPDNKKQKEEFKAVVTEVLGGGKFYVQAVDQKVSLIQQQLASLNIKEAPVIGSFNPKKGDIVLAQFSQDKSWNRAMVVNGPRGAVQSTKDQFEVFYIDYGNQETVTYNQLRPLDPSVSSAPGLAQLCQLAYVKVPTLDEDYGQEAAVHLSETILSEPKEFRVVIEGQDASGGKAKGQGTGSIISVTLIDDTDISVNATMLKGGLARLEKRKRWEAKEKQQILDELEKIQSEARTARLGMWEYGDIESDDEENPLPGKKTGAGKR, encoded by the exons ATGGCACAACCAGCTGCCAAATCAGGATGGCTGAGGGGGAGAGTAAAGGCTGTTTCCTCCGGTGACACCTTGGTGATTATGGGAATCACCAAAGCTGAAATTCCACCTGAGAAAACTGTCGTTTTGGCTCATCTTTCTGCACCTAGATTA GCGCGTAGAGGTGGTCAGGATGAACCGTTTGCATGGGATAGCAGGGAGTTTTTACGGAAGTTTTGCATAGGAAAG GATGTTGTGTTTAGAACGGAATATACCATCCCAAATTTCTCTCGCGAGTTCTGCAGTGTTTTCATCGGTACTACCAACGTTGGGAATGAGGTTGTCACTCATGGTTGGGCGAAG GTTAAGGAACCTAAAGGAGAGCCGGCTCCCGAGCATACCGAGTTGCTACGCCTTGAAGAACAAGCCAAACAACAAGGCGTTGGATTATGGAACAGG TCTCCGGGTTCAGTTGAGGCAGCTATTAGGGATCTTCCTCCTTCTGCTGTTGGTGACCCGAGCAATCTTGATGCTATGAGTCTTTTAGCTGCAAACAAAGGCAAATCTATGGAAGCCATTGTAGAACAAGTTCGTGATGGGAGCTCACTTCGTGTTTATTTGCTTCCCGAGTTTCAGTTTGTCCAAATATATGTTGCTGGAATCGCG GCACCGTCTATGGGACGAAGGATGCCACAAGAATCAACTCAACCAATAGAAGTACCGTCTGTTGAAACTAACGGAGAAACTAACGGTGAGTCTCGTGGACCGTTAACGTCAGCTCAAAGAGTTTTAGCCTCGTCAACAACCTACACCGAAGTTTCCCCTGATGCGTTTGCGAGAGAAGCTAAACATTTTACTGAGATTCGTGTGTTAAACAGAGAT GTTCGAATTGTTCTTGAGGGTAATGACAAGTTTAGTAATTTGATTGGTTCCGTGTATTACTCGGATGGTGAGTCAGCAAAAGATCTGGGAATGGAGCTAATTGAAAAT GGATATGCAAAATATGTTGAGTGGAGTGCAGGTATGATGGAAGAGGAAGCCAGGAGGAAGTTGAAGGCTGCAGAACTTCAAGCAAAGAAGAGTAAGTTGAGGCTCTGGACAAACTATGTTCCTCCAGCTACCAATTCAAAGGCAATATCAGATAATTTCACAGGAaag GTGGTTGAAGTTGTTAGTGGGGACTGTATCATTGTTGCTGATGATTCCCTGCCATTTGGTAGTCCAGCAGCTGAGAGACGAGTCAATCTCTCGAGTATCAGATGTCCCAAACTGGGTAATCCGCGAAGAGATGAGAAACCCGCTCCATATGCTCGTGAAGCAAGGGAATTATTGAGAACAAGATTAATTGGACGCCAA GTTCAAGTCTCAATGGAATACTCAAGGAAGGTTCCTATCGATGGATCTGTTGCCCCATCTGGGCCAGCAGACTCAAGAGTAATGGGTTTCGGGTCCGTTTTCCTATTGTCTCAGGGAAAAGAAAACGGAGATGTATCCGTTACTGCCCCCCCTACATCTACAACTCAGCAGCCTGGTATTAATGTTGCTGAGCTCATAATTGCTCGTGGTTTCGGCACCCTAATTAAACACCGAGACTTTGAGGAAAGATCAAATTACTATATGAATCTTGATGCAGCTGAAAAACGTGCTATTGCTGGTAAAAAAGGAATTCATTCAGCAAAAGATCCTCCAAGTATGCATGTCACCGATCTTTTGGCT ACAACAGCCAAGAAAGCCAAAGATTTCCTTCCGTTTTTGCAACGTAACAGGAGGATGACAGCTGTCGTTGAATATGTTCTTAGTGGTCATAGATATAAGCTATTTGTGCCTAAAGAAACATGTAGCATTGCTTTCTCGGTTTCGGGTGTCAGATGCCCTGGACGTGATGAACCATATTCTAATGAAGCAATTTCACTTATGAGACGAAAGATAATGCAGAGGGATGTAGAG aTTGAGGTAGAAACAGTTGATAGAAACGGGACTTTCATTGGGTCATTATGGGAATCAAAAACTAATGTCGGGGTTACACTTTTGGAAGCTGGCCTTGCAAAGCTTCAGACGGGATTTGGTGCTGACCGAATTCCAGATGCTCATATTCTTGCTCAGGCTGAGCAATATGCCAAGAAACAGAAATTGAAG ATATGGGAGAACTATGTGGAAGGAGAGGAAGTTACTAACGGTGCAGCTCCAGATAATAAAAAACAGAAAGAAGAGTTTAAG GCGGTGGTAACCGAAGTCCTTGGTGGCGGAAAGTTCTATGTTCAGGCCGTTGATCAGAAAGTTTCCCTCATTCAGCAGCAACTCGCTTCTTTAAACATTAAAGAAGCACCTGTGATTGGTTCATTTAACCCAAAGAAGGGTGACATTGTTCTTGCTCAGTTTAGTCAAGATAAGTCTTGGAACCGAGCCATG GTTGTAAATGGTCCACGTGGTGCTGTTCAATCAACTAAGGACCAATTTGAAGTGTTCTACATCGACTATGGAAATCAAGAAACTGTTACTTACAACCAGTTGCGTCCTCTAGATCCGTCTGTATCGTCCGCACCTGGGCTGGCTCAACTTTGCCAACTGGCTTACGTAAAGGTACCCACATTGGATGAGGATTATGGTCAAGAAGCAGCCGTGCATTTAAGCGAAACCATACTTAGTGAGCCAAAGGAATTCAGGGTTGTAATTGAAGGCCAAGATGCTTCTGGTGGTAAAGCTAAAGGCCAAGGAACTGGAAGTATTATCTCGGTTACTTTAATTGACGACACTGACATCAGTGTTAACGCCACTATGCTCAAG GGAGGACTAGCAAGGTTGGAGAAAAGGAAGAGATGGGAGGCTAAAGAAAAACAGCAAATTCTGGACGAATTAGAAAAGATTCAATCAGAAGCACGCACCGCACGATTGGGAATGTGGGAGTATGGTGATATCGAGTCCGATGACGAGGAGAACCCTCTTCCCGGTAAGAAGACTGGTGCTGGAAAGCGTTGA
- the LOC139889410 gene encoding calnexin homolog, producing the protein MEERKHKLFCLQFFCLVLIFGCFAFKIHASSGTIFYETFDHSFEGSWIVSENEEYLGVWNHSKSQGHDDYGLLVTEKARKYAIVKELDTPVDLNDQTIILQFETRLQGGLECGGAYLKFLRPQEAGWSPKQFNNNSPYSIMFGPDKCGPTNKVHFIVNHKNLKTGKHVEHHLNSPPFVPPDRMTHVYTAILKPDNEVRILIDGEEKKKVNFMSNEDFTPSLVPPETIPDPEDKMPEDWDDTEKIPDPDAKKPDDWDENAPMEILDDEAEKPEGWLDDEPDEVDDPEAVRPEDWDDEEDGEWEAPKVSNPKCESAPGCGEWKRPMKMNPNYKGKWYAPLIDNPSYMGVWKPRMIPNEEYYELEKPNFEPIAAIGIEIWTMQEGILFDNILIASEETTAASIRDATWKPKFLIEKENITIEEEAASMDGLKGIQKSVFDVLYKIADLPILSGHKMKVVELIEEAEKKPSVVVGIIVSLAVVIVSPLLKIFLAIKKKPANVSPKKDGGKALTAESGEDTVASRRRNTKSDT; encoded by the exons ATGGAAGAACGCAAACACAAATTGTTTTGTTTGCAGTTTTTTTGTTTGGTTTTAATCTTCGGTTGTTTCGCTTTTAAGATACATGCCTCTTCTGGCACT ATATTTTACGAGACGTTTGATCATTCATTTGAGGGGAGCTGGATTGTTTCTGAGAATGAAGAGTATTTAG GTGTATGGAACCACTCAAAGAGCCAAGGACATGATGATTACGGGCTACTTGTCACCGAAAAGGCTAGAAAGTACGCAATCGTGAAGGAACTAGACACGCCTGTAGATCTTAACGATCAAACAATCATTCTGCAATTCGAAACTCGCCTTCAAGGTGGTCTTGAATGTGGTGGTGCATATCTAAAATTTCTCCGGCCACAAGAAGCGGGCTGGTCACCCAAACAATTCAATAACAATTCTCCTTACTCGATTATGTTTGGCCCCGATAAATGTGGGCCGACTAACAAGGTCCATTTCATTGTAAATCACAAAAATCTCAAAACCGGAAAGCATGTTGAACACCATCTCAATTCCCCTCCTTTTGTCCCACCAGATAGGATGACACATGTGTACACTGCCATTTTAAAACCGGATAACGAGGTGAGGATTTTAATCGATGGCGAAGAGAAAAAGAAAGTGAATTTTATGTCGAACGAAGATTTTACACCGTCGTTAGTCCCTCCCGAAACGATTCCTGACCCCGAAGACAAAATGCCCGAAGATTGGGATGACACGGAGAAAATACCCGATCCGGATGCTAAAAAGCCCGATGATTGGGACGAGAATGCACCAATGGAGATATTGGATGACGAGGCTGAAAAGCCCGAAGGATGGTTAGATGATGAGCCCGATGAAGTTGATGATCCCGAGGCCGTGAGGCCTGAAGACTGGGACGATGAGGAAGATGGTGAATGGGAAGCACCAAAAGTTTCAAACCCGAAATGTGAGTCGGCACCGGGCTGTGGAGAGTGGAAGAGACCGATGAAAATGAACCCGAATTACAAAGGTAAGTGGTACGCTCCACTTATTGATAATCCGAGTTATATGGGTGTTTGGAAGCCTCGTATGATTCCGAATGAGGAGTATTATGAACTTGAGAAGCCTAATTTTGAGCCTATTGCTGCAATTGGTATCGAGATTTGGACAATGCAAGAAGGTATCTTGTTTGATAATATTTTGATAGCGAGTGAGGAGACGACTGCTGCGTCCATCAGGGATGCCACGTGGAAGCCCAAGTTTTTGATCGAAAAGGAGAATATAACAATAGAGGAAGAAGCAGCAAGTATGGATGGTCTCAAGGGTATTCAG AAATCTGTGTTTGATGTGCTATACAAGATTGCTGATCTGCCTATCTTGAGTGGCCACAAGATGAAGGTTGTG GAACTTATTGAAGAGGCTGAGAAGAAACCAAGTGTTGTAGTTGGCATCATAGTTTCGCTTGCTGTTGTGATTGTTAGTCCCTTGTTGAAGATCTTCTTAGCGATCAAGAAGAAACCA GCAAATGTGTCACCGAAGAAAGATGGAGGTAAGGCGTTAACAGCTGAATCAGGTGAGGACACAGTTGCTTCTCGAAGGAGGAATACAAAGAGCGATACATGA
- the LOC139889411 gene encoding uncharacterized protein has translation MDISVRGTREYVDDQVLPSSSLYTIWLKQVPRKINVYLWRLALDRLPTRLNLLRRGIEIQTIRCVSCDIAIESIHHVMFDCEVASDLWRRIRIWTEMSLPIFSEWVDWIAWYEEWRESEDTKVRLYVIVASTVWHIWRFRNSQK, from the exons ATGGATATTTCAGTAAGGGGTACTAGAGAATATGTAGACGATCAGGTACTTCCATCATCCAGTTTATATACGATATGGCTGAAACAAGTGCCGCGGAAGATTAATGTATATTTATGGAGGTTGGCGTTAGATAGGCTTCCCACTAGACTTAATCTCTTGCGTCGAGGAATTGAAATTCAAACGATAAGGTGCGTATCTTGTGACATTGCAATTGAATCAATTCATCATGTTATGTTTGATTGTGAAGTGGCGTCTGATTTATGGAGAAGAATTCGTATTTGGACCGAGATGTCGTTGCCAATTTTTTCCGAATGGGTTGATTGGATAGCATGGTATGAAGAGTGGCGAGAGTCCGAGGATACAAAGGTCAGATTGTATGTCATCGTTGCTTCTACTGTTTGGCACATATGGAGGTTCAGGAATAGTCAG AAGTAG